The Haloplanus sp. CK5-1 genome contains a region encoding:
- a CDS encoding IS6 family transposase → MPEFDRLNGCIEWIDLSFVERKRTPEWAIQVGIRCHLAGMSTRDASQFLDELGVKRSHVAVHNWVHKADLQPMSTVSADQLAVDEKVIRINGDDYWLYGAVDPQTNEILQFRLFPATTKQTTRWFLTELHRRYRLDGVEFLVDDADYLVNVLDEDGYRFQMVSHGNRNAIERVFWEIERRTSSFATSFSHVEPQTAESWLQALAVRHNSRQS, encoded by the coding sequence ATGCCAGAATTCGACCGCCTCAACGGATGTATCGAGTGGATCGACTTGTCGTTTGTGGAGCGAAAGCGGACTCCCGAGTGGGCGATTCAAGTGGGCATCCGGTGTCATCTCGCCGGTATGTCAACAAGGGATGCCAGTCAGTTTCTCGATGAGTTGGGAGTCAAACGTAGTCACGTCGCGGTTCACAACTGGGTGCACAAGGCCGATCTACAGCCGATGTCGACGGTGAGTGCGGATCAACTTGCGGTTGACGAGAAAGTGATCCGCATCAACGGTGACGACTACTGGCTGTACGGTGCCGTCGATCCCCAAACAAACGAAATCCTGCAGTTCAGGCTGTTTCCAGCGACGACGAAACAGACGACGCGATGGTTTCTGACCGAACTTCATCGACGATATCGGCTAGATGGCGTCGAATTTCTCGTCGATGACGCCGATTATCTAGTGAACGTCCTCGACGAAGACGGGTACCGATTCCAGATGGTTTCACATGGGAATCGGAATGCCATCGAACGTGTCTTTTGGGAAATAGAACGACGAACCTCCTCATTTGCAACTAGTTTCAGCCATGTCGAACCGCAGACAGCAGAATCGTGGCTCCAAGCCCTCGCCGTCCGGCACAACTCACGCCAAAGTTAA